Proteins found in one Sporosarcina jeotgali genomic segment:
- the pnpS gene encoding two-component system histidine kinase PnpS produces the protein MKKEGHSQRILLTTSAALVVFSVVLWIVISQFFNITDSNTDPALEKKFILYLTVVILLFLILTLFTVSRIIYHFTKPVDELTLVARKLASGDYKARTSVSEFKDLGDLAVSINQIARNGQETQIVRSMEKERLKTLIESIGSSLLMLGRGGSVNLMNGVFAQTFHASSSDAIGKSYKEIGLPSAAEKLIEDVFLSEQVHERQIRIQQEYGPLDLTVYGAPVIGRHGNWLGIIVVFHDISKIIKLEEIRKDFVANVSHELRTPVTSIKGFAETLLDGALSDPDISRDFITIIEKESGRLHSLVSDLLELSGIEQHGFTLNLSEVDAATTIHEAAQLVSGKLAEKQMTIEIDEMSDLVIEADSGRLMQVLVNLLINAITYSKQGTTIRISGKKDHDSIIISIADEGIGIEKEKLQRVFERFYRADLARSRESGGTGLGLAIVKHLLEAHHGSIWVDSELGEGSEFFVKLPIQQHPQSTE, from the coding sequence ATGAAAAAAGAAGGTCACTCCCAAAGAATCCTACTCACAACTAGTGCTGCACTAGTTGTCTTTTCAGTTGTGTTATGGATTGTCATCAGCCAATTTTTCAATATAACGGATTCTAATACAGATCCAGCGCTGGAAAAGAAATTCATACTCTATTTAACGGTCGTTATCTTACTGTTCCTCATCTTAACTTTGTTCACGGTGTCGCGAATCATTTACCATTTCACGAAACCCGTGGACGAATTGACACTTGTCGCAAGGAAGTTAGCAAGTGGAGATTACAAAGCACGGACAAGTGTCAGTGAGTTCAAAGATCTTGGGGATTTAGCCGTTTCTATTAATCAGATTGCAAGAAACGGCCAGGAAACCCAAATTGTCAGATCGATGGAGAAAGAACGGCTGAAAACTCTTATTGAAAGTATCGGCAGCAGCTTACTGATGCTTGGAAGAGGGGGATCTGTAAATCTGATGAACGGGGTTTTCGCGCAAACCTTTCATGCGTCTTCTTCAGATGCCATCGGAAAATCGTATAAAGAAATTGGTCTGCCGTCAGCTGCTGAGAAATTGATCGAGGATGTTTTTCTATCGGAACAAGTTCATGAGCGGCAAATTCGAATTCAGCAAGAATATGGTCCTCTTGACTTGACGGTTTATGGAGCGCCGGTTATTGGACGGCATGGTAATTGGTTAGGAATCATTGTAGTATTTCATGATATTTCAAAGATCATTAAACTGGAAGAAATCCGAAAAGATTTCGTTGCCAACGTTTCCCATGAATTACGCACACCTGTTACATCCATAAAAGGGTTTGCTGAAACACTGCTGGATGGAGCGCTTTCGGATCCTGATATTTCGCGGGACTTCATCACCATTATCGAAAAAGAGAGCGGCCGTCTGCACTCTCTTGTGTCGGATCTGCTGGAATTGTCGGGAATTGAACAGCATGGGTTTACGCTTAACTTATCGGAAGTGGATGCTGCAACTACAATCCATGAAGCTGCCCAGCTAGTATCAGGCAAACTTGCAGAAAAACAAATGACAATCGAGATTGACGAGATGAGTGACCTGGTGATTGAAGCAGATAGCGGCCGTCTTATGCAAGTGCTTGTTAACTTGCTGATCAATGCGATTACGTATTCAAAGCAAGGTACGACAATCCGGATATCAGGAAAGAAAGATCATGATTCCATTATCATTTCAATTGCAGACGAAGGCATTGGAATTGAGAAAGAAAAGCTGCAAAGAGTATTCGAACGGTTTTACCGTGCGGACTTAGCCAGAAGTCGTGAATCCGGCGGTACTGGTCTTGGACTTGCCATTGTGAAGCATTTGCTTGAAGCGCATCACGGAAGTATTTGGGTGGACAGTGAGCTGGGTGAAGGATCAGAGTTTTTTGTAAAGCTCCCTATCCAGCAACACCCGCAATCCACGGAATAG
- a CDS encoding response regulator transcription factor, with product MNTAEAISTKTILIVEDDPSICTLLDYNLKQNGYLTLVATNGLDALEVATKSKPDLIVLDIMLPGMDGIDVCRNLRQRNMETPIIMLTARGDETDKVLGLEIGADDYMTKPFSPRELTARVKAVLRRANGPKQPSDSISINGLTVYLERYQTELNGELLEFTPKEFELLVHLMKHKNRVLSRDQLLSAVWNYDFSGDTRIVDVHISHLRDKIEEDTKKPRSIKTVRGIGYKFEEYS from the coding sequence ATGAATACTGCAGAGGCAATTTCAACGAAAACGATATTAATCGTAGAAGACGACCCTTCGATTTGCACACTTCTCGACTACAACCTGAAACAAAACGGGTACCTGACGCTAGTAGCGACAAACGGGTTGGATGCTTTGGAAGTAGCGACGAAGAGCAAGCCGGATTTGATTGTGCTCGATATTATGCTCCCTGGTATGGACGGCATCGATGTTTGCCGTAACTTAAGGCAGCGCAATATGGAAACCCCTATCATCATGCTGACTGCTCGAGGGGATGAGACCGATAAGGTTTTAGGATTGGAGATAGGTGCAGACGACTACATGACCAAGCCTTTCAGCCCGCGTGAGCTGACGGCCCGTGTGAAAGCGGTGCTGCGCCGTGCGAATGGACCGAAACAGCCGAGCGATAGTATAAGCATCAATGGATTAACGGTGTATCTTGAGCGGTATCAAACAGAGCTGAACGGGGAACTGCTTGAGTTTACGCCAAAGGAATTCGAACTTCTTGTTCATCTTATGAAACATAAAAATCGCGTTTTATCCCGTGATCAGCTGTTATCCGCAGTTTGGAACTACGATTTTAGCGGGGATACTCGTATTGTAGATGTTCACATTAGTCATCTTCGGGATAAAATCGAAGAAGATACGAAAAAACCGCGTTCCATTAAAACCGTGCGGGGGATCGGCTATAAATTCGAGGAATATTCATGA
- a CDS encoding MaoC/PaaZ C-terminal domain-containing protein produces the protein MILGKKRRVGRGINDIKVGEKLKLTEKIEDRDLLLYLGLTNDPNPIYIQHDFASQTAVKKPIVPTLMLTGIITSAVSKYLPGPGSYILAQHLEFPVPVYHYETVAITLEVQAVHTDENRIDIVVNAVNESGDQTIIGSVTVAAPELKEKQLTSQSLDNF, from the coding sequence TTGATACTTGGTAAAAAAAGAAGAGTCGGAAGAGGGATTAACGATATTAAGGTTGGAGAGAAACTTAAATTGACTGAAAAAATAGAAGATAGAGATCTTCTGCTCTATCTTGGATTAACGAACGATCCGAATCCGATCTATATTCAACATGATTTCGCTTCACAAACAGCCGTTAAAAAACCGATTGTACCGACACTTATGCTGACCGGTATCATTACGTCGGCTGTTTCTAAATACTTACCGGGCCCGGGCTCGTATATTCTTGCTCAGCATCTGGAGTTTCCTGTTCCTGTGTACCATTACGAAACAGTCGCGATTACATTAGAAGTACAAGCGGTTCATACTGATGAGAATCGTATCGATATAGTTGTAAATGCCGTAAACGAATCCGGAGATCAGACGATTATCGGCTCTGTGACCGTTGCTGCCCCTGAATTAAAAGAAAAACAACTGACATCACAGTCATTGGATAATTTTTAA
- the mdh gene encoding malate dehydrogenase, with product MSMIRKKVSVIGSGFTGATTAFLLAQKELCDVVLVDIPNMESSTKGKALDMLEASPVQGFDASITGTADYADTKDSDIVIITAGIARKPGMSRDDLVQTNQKVMKSVTAEIIKHSPHTTILVLTNPVDAMTYTVYKESGLPKERVIGQSGVLDTARFRTFVAQELNVSVKDVSGFVLGGHGDDMVPLVRYSAAGGVPLDTLISAERIEEIVQRTRKGGAEIVNLLGNGSAYYAPAAALVEMAESILKDQKRIIPAIAYLEGEFGMDGIYLGVPTVLGKNGIEKIIELDLTDEEKQALRKSADSVKAVMEVLA from the coding sequence ATGTCTATGATTCGTAAAAAGGTTTCTGTTATTGGTTCTGGATTTACGGGGGCTACGACTGCGTTTTTGCTTGCTCAGAAAGAATTGTGTGACGTGGTGCTGGTGGACATCCCGAATATGGAGAGCTCGACTAAGGGGAAGGCGCTGGATATGCTGGAGGCGAGTCCTGTGCAAGGGTTCGATGCTTCAATCACGGGAACGGCTGACTATGCAGACACGAAGGATTCAGACATTGTCATCATAACCGCAGGGATTGCACGCAAGCCTGGAATGAGCCGGGATGACCTTGTCCAGACGAATCAGAAAGTCATGAAGTCGGTGACAGCTGAAATCATCAAGCATTCACCTCATACGACGATTCTTGTCTTAACGAATCCAGTCGATGCGATGACATATACGGTCTATAAAGAATCAGGATTGCCAAAAGAGCGAGTGATTGGTCAATCAGGAGTCTTGGATACGGCGCGCTTCCGCACATTCGTTGCGCAAGAGCTGAATGTTTCAGTGAAAGACGTGTCTGGATTCGTGTTAGGCGGACATGGGGACGATATGGTGCCGCTCGTCCGATATTCTGCTGCCGGAGGGGTGCCGCTAGATACGTTAATCTCCGCCGAGCGGATTGAAGAAATTGTGCAGCGGACGCGTAAAGGCGGTGCAGAGATCGTAAACCTTCTCGGCAATGGATCCGCATATTATGCTCCGGCTGCTGCTCTCGTGGAAATGGCCGAATCCATTTTGAAAGATCAGAAGCGGATTATTCCTGCGATCGCTTATCTGGAAGGCGAATTCGGGATGGATGGGATTTACTTGGGGGTTCCGACGGTCCTGGGGAAAAACGGAATTGAAAAGATTATTGAACTTGATTTAACAGACGAAGAGAAACAGGCGCTGCGTAAATCAGCAGACTCCGTGAAAGCTGTCATGGAAGTGCTCGCCTGA
- the icd gene encoding NADP-dependent isocitrate dehydrogenase, with amino-acid sequence MTNEGKITVTDGVLNVPDHATVPFIIGDGTGPDIWHAASRVLEGAVDKAYNGKRKLVWKEVLAGEKAFNETGEWLPQATLDTIDEYLIAIKGPLTTPIGGGFRSLNVALRQELDLYTCLRPVRYFEGVPSPVKRPEDCDMVIFRENTEDIYAGIEYKEGSDEVKKLIKFLQDELNVKNIRFPETSGLGIKPISEEGTKRLVRGALNYAIKEGRKSLTLVHKGNIMKFTEGAFKNWGYEVAEQEFGDKVFTWNEYDRIKDEKGTDAANKAQSDAEAAGKIIVKDSIADIFLQQILTRPKEFDVVATMNLNGDYVSDALAAQVGGIGIAPGANINYLTGHAIFEATHGTAPKYAGLDKVNPSSVILSGVMMLEHLGWNEAADMITKSIEKTIASKVVTYDFARLMDGATEVKTSEFADELIKNL; translated from the coding sequence ATGACTAACGAAGGTAAAATTACAGTAACAGACGGTGTATTAAACGTTCCCGATCACGCAACAGTTCCATTCATCATTGGTGACGGTACAGGTCCTGATATCTGGCATGCAGCTTCACGCGTACTTGAAGGTGCTGTAGATAAAGCGTACAACGGCAAACGTAAACTAGTTTGGAAAGAAGTATTAGCTGGAGAGAAAGCGTTCAACGAAACTGGAGAATGGCTTCCACAAGCTACACTTGATACGATTGACGAATACCTGATTGCGATTAAAGGTCCTTTGACGACTCCAATCGGCGGCGGATTCCGTTCATTGAACGTTGCTCTTCGTCAAGAACTTGATCTTTACACATGCTTGCGTCCAGTGCGTTACTTCGAAGGTGTTCCTTCACCGGTAAAACGTCCTGAAGACTGTGACATGGTCATCTTCCGTGAAAACACAGAAGATATTTACGCAGGAATTGAGTACAAAGAAGGTTCTGACGAAGTTAAAAAACTTATCAAGTTCCTGCAAGATGAGCTCAACGTTAAAAATATTCGTTTCCCTGAAACTTCTGGACTTGGCATTAAGCCGATTTCTGAAGAAGGTACAAAACGTCTGGTCCGCGGTGCTTTGAACTATGCAATCAAAGAAGGCCGTAAATCATTGACACTTGTACACAAAGGAAACATTATGAAATTCACAGAAGGCGCATTCAAAAACTGGGGATATGAAGTAGCTGAGCAAGAATTCGGCGACAAAGTATTCACATGGAACGAATACGACCGCATTAAAGATGAAAAAGGTACAGATGCTGCAAACAAAGCGCAATCTGACGCTGAAGCTGCAGGCAAAATCATCGTTAAAGATTCTATCGCTGATATCTTCCTTCAGCAGATCTTGACACGTCCGAAAGAATTCGACGTTGTTGCAACAATGAACTTGAATGGTGACTACGTTTCTGATGCTCTTGCTGCACAAGTCGGCGGAATCGGAATCGCACCAGGCGCAAACATTAACTACCTTACAGGACACGCAATCTTCGAAGCTACTCACGGTACTGCACCGAAGTATGCGGGTCTTGACAAAGTGAACCCATCATCTGTTATTCTTTCTGGCGTTATGATGCTTGAGCACCTTGGCTGGAACGAAGCTGCAGACATGATCACGAAGTCAATCGAAAAGACAATCGCTTCTAAAGTGGTTACGTATGACTTCGCACGCTTGATGGACGGCGCAACTGAAGTGAAGACTTCTGAGTTCGCTGACGAGTTAATCAAAAACCTATAA
- the citZ gene encoding citrate synthase: MTSTKGLEGIVATQSAISSIIDDTLTYVGYDIDDLANNASFEEVVYLLWHLRLPKEDELAELKQQLADNMSVPEEVLAHFKTYPIKDVHPMAALRTAISLLGLYDAKAEDMSKEENYLKAIKLQAKIATVVTAFARIRKGLEPVAPDTTLGYAANFLYMLNGKKPEPIEEEAFNKALVLHADHELNASTFTARVCVATLSDMYSGVTAAIGALKGPLHGGANEQVMKMLMEIGDEDKVDEYIHNKLANKEKIMGFGHRVYRKGDPRAKHLREMSEKLTELRGEGKYFRMSEQIEKIVTGEKKLPPNVDFYSASVYHSLGIDHDLFTPIFAVSRISGWIAHILEQYDNNRLIRPRAEYIGPDMQKYVPIDQR, translated from the coding sequence ATGACATCTACTAAAGGTTTAGAAGGAATTGTAGCGACACAATCCGCGATCAGTTCAATCATCGATGATACCCTTACATACGTCGGGTACGACATTGACGATCTTGCAAATAATGCAAGTTTCGAGGAAGTCGTCTATCTTCTCTGGCACCTGCGTCTACCAAAAGAAGATGAGCTAGCTGAATTGAAGCAGCAATTGGCAGATAACATGTCCGTTCCAGAAGAAGTGCTCGCTCATTTCAAAACGTATCCAATCAAAGACGTCCACCCTATGGCGGCATTGCGCACAGCAATCTCCTTGTTAGGGTTATATGACGCGAAAGCTGAAGATATGTCCAAAGAAGAGAACTATCTGAAAGCAATTAAACTTCAAGCGAAAATTGCGACGGTTGTCACTGCATTTGCACGTATTCGCAAAGGACTCGAGCCGGTAGCTCCTGACACAACACTAGGTTACGCTGCAAACTTCCTTTACATGCTGAACGGCAAAAAGCCGGAGCCGATTGAAGAAGAAGCGTTCAACAAAGCACTGGTCCTGCATGCAGACCACGAGTTAAACGCGTCGACGTTTACAGCACGTGTTTGTGTTGCAACACTGTCTGATATGTATTCAGGCGTTACAGCAGCAATCGGAGCTCTTAAAGGTCCATTGCACGGCGGTGCAAACGAGCAAGTTATGAAAATGCTAATGGAAATTGGCGACGAAGACAAAGTGGACGAGTACATCCACAATAAGCTTGCGAACAAAGAAAAGATCATGGGCTTTGGCCACCGTGTATACCGTAAAGGAGATCCACGCGCTAAGCACCTTCGCGAGATGTCTGAAAAGCTAACGGAACTTCGAGGAGAAGGTAAATACTTCCGTATGTCCGAGCAAATTGAGAAAATCGTTACGGGCGAGAAAAAATTACCGCCAAACGTTGATTTTTACTCAGCTTCGGTTTATCATTCACTTGGGATTGATCATGATTTATTTACTCCGATTTTTGCAGTTTCACGCATTTCCGGATGGATTGCACACATTCTAGAGCAGTATGATAACAACCGCCTGATCCGTCCTCGTGCCGAGTACATCGGACCAGATATGCAAAAATATGTGCCAATCGATCAGCGCTAA
- a CDS encoding AI-2E family transporter: MTAASFFKQYMAPFLPGLIGGIFIFLVPPAGIAIILAYFAAPVVNFTYRILRLPRTISTLVAMLVIISAAAGISMMAVHGLMDTLPIAERHLEPYTGNQDWSGVAITFLKENVLTAGHTLVEHTLTFTGVLFQQVFTLFIFLVAFFFALRETGKDRFWFLVYFPSSMRRQAHRLFKKSGELIGHFISIEARLVCLTFLLLCIGFFLLGFSSPIGTAFLISLADSLPFLGIGLFLFPMILFYFYTGNYIFGSALLLLYILTLVTRQIAESYLWASTFRVKPVHAFLITASSFYLFGLPGILLTPFLLFTAMKIRNHPKFIE, encoded by the coding sequence TTGACTGCAGCATCCTTTTTTAAACAATACATGGCCCCATTCCTGCCCGGACTCATCGGTGGAATCTTTATATTTTTAGTTCCTCCAGCTGGAATCGCCATCATTCTGGCCTATTTCGCAGCACCTGTTGTGAATTTCACGTACCGCATTCTTCGTCTGCCTAGAACAATTTCAACACTAGTCGCCATGTTAGTAATAATTAGTGCAGCTGCAGGTATTTCAATGATGGCTGTGCATGGGCTGATGGACACATTGCCCATTGCGGAACGGCATTTGGAACCTTATACAGGGAACCAGGACTGGTCAGGTGTTGCCATTACCTTTTTGAAAGAAAATGTACTAACTGCAGGCCATACGCTTGTTGAACATACGCTCACATTTACAGGCGTCCTCTTCCAACAAGTATTCACTCTCTTTATTTTTCTGGTCGCCTTTTTCTTTGCTCTCCGAGAAACAGGAAAAGACCGATTTTGGTTCCTCGTCTACTTTCCATCTTCGATGCGCCGTCAGGCACATCGTTTATTTAAAAAGTCAGGGGAACTTATCGGTCATTTCATTTCCATAGAGGCCCGTCTTGTTTGTTTAACATTTCTTCTGCTGTGCATTGGATTCTTTTTACTCGGATTCTCTTCACCTATCGGTACTGCGTTTCTCATATCACTTGCAGACAGTTTGCCATTCTTAGGTATTGGATTGTTCTTATTTCCGATGATACTTTTCTATTTCTATACAGGAAATTACATATTCGGTTCAGCGCTTCTGCTGCTTTACATCTTGACGCTCGTCACCCGGCAAATCGCAGAGTCCTATTTATGGGCCTCCACATTCCGGGTTAAGCCTGTCCATGCCTTCCTCATAACCGCGAGTTCTTTTTATCTATTCGGGCTGCCGGGAATTCTTCTGACGCCATTCCTTTTGTTTACAGCTATGAAAATTCGAAATCACCCTAAGTTCATCGAATGA
- a CDS encoding FxsA family protein gives MKWLLLLFLAVPASELTLLLVAGNQVGVMPTLAIILLTGIGGAYMAKRQGFKAIGEFRERMAAGDPPGPPIIDGLCIFAGGLLLLVPGFITDVIGFLLLFSWPRKIIRPFIIQQIYKKMKKGTLIIR, from the coding sequence ATGAAATGGCTACTGCTTCTATTTTTGGCTGTCCCAGCAAGTGAATTGACATTATTGCTCGTTGCGGGAAACCAAGTCGGTGTAATGCCTACGCTCGCCATTATTCTGCTCACTGGAATCGGCGGAGCCTACATGGCAAAAAGACAAGGCTTTAAAGCAATAGGCGAATTCAGGGAACGGATGGCTGCGGGTGATCCCCCCGGACCGCCAATCATAGACGGATTGTGTATTTTTGCGGGAGGTCTGCTGTTACTCGTTCCTGGTTTTATCACAGATGTGATTGGTTTTCTTTTACTCTTCAGCTGGCCGCGAAAAATAATTCGTCCATTTATCATTCAGCAAATTTATAAGAAAATGAAAAAAGGGACACTTATCATTCGATGA
- the pyk gene encoding pyruvate kinase has product MRKTKIVCTIGPASESPERLEQLIDAGMNVARLNFSHGDHDEHLQRILAIRKVAAAKQKTVGILLDTKGPEIRTHSMENGLIELVAGQKIDVSMQEVVGTKERFSITYDQLIDDVDKDDTILLDDGLVMLKVLGKDKSEGVIHTEVMNSGELKNKKGVNVPGVSVQLPGITEKDKEDILFGIEQEIDFVAASFVRRAEDVLEIRELLEKNNGSNIHIIPKIENQEGVDNIDDIIKVSDGLMVARGDLGVEIPPEEVPVIQKQLIQKCNQAGKPVITATQMLDSMQRNPRPTRAEASDVANAIFDGTDAIMLSGETAAGLYPVESVETMVRIANKIEESFDYRSFISTRRREKHGNLTDAIGQAAAYTAINLNVKAVIAPTESGTTARMISKYRPGCPIIAVTSSEQVARRLTLVWGAYPIVGRRVSSIDSILDESVEESVKHKYVTHGDVVIITAGVPVGEAGTTNLMKIHVIGDLLAKGQGIGKSVAYGRAIVARSAAEAEAFNAEGAILVTHSTDRDMLPVLEKCAGLITEEGGLTSHGAIVGLNLGIPVIVGVKNATDIIKHDKEITMDAETGVIYKGHAKVL; this is encoded by the coding sequence ATGAGGAAAACTAAAATCGTCTGTACAATCGGACCTGCAAGTGAATCACCAGAACGTCTAGAACAACTAATCGACGCGGGTATGAATGTAGCGCGTTTGAATTTCTCCCATGGAGACCATGACGAACATCTGCAGCGCATTCTGGCAATCCGTAAAGTAGCTGCTGCTAAACAAAAAACTGTCGGAATTTTACTCGATACAAAAGGACCTGAAATCCGTACGCATTCGATGGAAAACGGATTGATTGAACTCGTGGCGGGTCAAAAGATTGATGTATCCATGCAGGAAGTCGTTGGGACAAAAGAACGTTTCTCAATTACGTATGATCAGCTGATTGACGATGTGGATAAAGACGATACCATCCTTTTGGATGACGGTCTTGTCATGTTGAAAGTCCTGGGTAAAGATAAATCTGAAGGTGTCATCCACACTGAAGTGATGAACTCCGGTGAGCTGAAGAACAAAAAAGGCGTCAACGTTCCCGGCGTTTCCGTACAGCTTCCGGGAATCACGGAAAAAGATAAAGAAGATATTCTGTTCGGTATTGAGCAAGAGATCGACTTTGTCGCTGCTTCTTTCGTCCGCCGTGCCGAGGATGTATTGGAGATCCGCGAACTGTTAGAAAAAAATAATGGCTCAAATATCCATATCATTCCTAAAATTGAAAACCAAGAAGGTGTCGACAATATTGACGATATTATCAAGGTGTCTGATGGCTTAATGGTTGCTCGTGGAGATCTTGGCGTGGAAATTCCTCCTGAAGAAGTTCCAGTCATTCAAAAGCAGCTTATACAAAAATGCAACCAGGCAGGCAAACCTGTTATCACAGCGACACAAATGTTGGATTCAATGCAGCGCAACCCGCGTCCGACCCGTGCAGAAGCGAGTGATGTGGCGAACGCAATCTTTGACGGTACTGATGCAATCATGCTATCAGGTGAAACAGCAGCCGGATTATATCCTGTAGAATCTGTGGAAACGATGGTACGCATCGCGAATAAGATTGAAGAGTCTTTTGACTACCGTTCATTCATCTCTACGCGTCGCAGAGAAAAGCATGGCAACTTGACGGATGCAATCGGACAAGCTGCTGCTTACACAGCCATTAACTTAAATGTAAAAGCAGTGATCGCTCCAACTGAAAGCGGAACGACAGCTCGGATGATTTCCAAATACCGTCCTGGGTGCCCGATTATCGCTGTTACTTCTTCAGAGCAAGTCGCTCGCCGTCTTACACTCGTATGGGGGGCGTATCCAATCGTTGGAAGACGTGTCAGCTCAATTGACTCGATTCTTGATGAATCCGTTGAAGAAAGTGTTAAGCATAAGTATGTGACACACGGTGATGTCGTGATTATTACGGCAGGTGTACCGGTTGGTGAAGCAGGCACAACGAATCTGATGAAGATCCATGTGATCGGTGACCTTCTTGCTAAAGGACAAGGTATCGGAAAGTCTGTAGCGTATGGCCGGGCGATTGTTGCCCGCAGCGCAGCTGAAGCTGAAGCGTTCAATGCTGAAGGTGCAATCCTCGTGACACATTCGACAGACCGTGATATGCTGCCAGTACTTGAAAAGTGTGCCGGCCTGATTACTGAAGAAGGCGGACTTACTAGCCACGGAGCAATCGTCGGACTGAATTTAGGCATTCCTGTGATTGTCGGAGTGAAGAATGCAACAGATATCATAAAGCATGATAAAGAAATTACGATGGATGCTGAAACGGGCGTCATCTATAAAGGTCATGCTAAAGTTCTATAA
- the pfkA gene encoding 6-phosphofructokinase, with protein sequence MKKIAVLTSGGDAPGMNAAVRAVVRKAIYEGLEVAGVYNGYQGLIDGKIELLQLGSVGDIIQRGGTMLRSARCPEFTTVEGREKALKQLKLHGIEGVVVIGGDGSFRGAMELSKLGIPCACVPATIDNDINGTDFTIGFDTALNTVIDAIDKIRDTATSHERTFIIEVMGRNAGDLALWAGLAGGAETILIPEETYDLPDILERLRRGTHRGKKHSIIIVAEGVMSASLLAEKLNVEEGIDTRVSVLGHIQRGGSPSARDRVIASQFGARAVEALKNGGKTVAIGMKNHQVAEYDLARVFDGDSEFEKEMYTLSKELSI encoded by the coding sequence ATGAAGAAAATCGCTGTATTAACTAGTGGCGGAGATGCACCTGGAATGAATGCTGCTGTGCGGGCGGTCGTTCGTAAAGCGATTTATGAAGGTCTTGAAGTTGCGGGTGTATATAATGGATACCAAGGGTTGATTGACGGGAAGATTGAACTGTTGCAACTTGGATCTGTAGGTGACATCATCCAGCGTGGAGGAACGATGCTGCGCTCTGCACGGTGTCCGGAATTCACGACTGTTGAAGGGCGTGAAAAAGCGCTCAAACAACTGAAACTGCATGGAATTGAAGGCGTCGTAGTTATTGGCGGAGATGGCTCATTCAGAGGTGCGATGGAACTTTCGAAACTCGGAATTCCTTGTGCATGTGTTCCCGCTACAATCGATAACGATATTAACGGAACCGACTTTACAATTGGTTTTGACACAGCATTAAATACAGTCATCGACGCAATTGACAAAATACGGGACACTGCAACTTCACACGAACGTACTTTCATAATTGAAGTGATGGGACGCAACGCAGGTGACTTGGCACTTTGGGCTGGTCTTGCTGGCGGAGCGGAAACGATTCTGATTCCTGAAGAGACCTACGACCTGCCGGATATCCTTGAACGTTTAAGACGAGGAACACATCGCGGTAAAAAGCATAGTATCATTATCGTCGCAGAAGGTGTAATGTCGGCATCTTTACTTGCTGAAAAGTTGAACGTAGAAGAAGGCATTGATACACGTGTTTCTGTATTAGGTCATATTCAACGCGGAGGCTCTCCGTCTGCTCGGGATCGTGTAATCGCAAGTCAATTTGGCGCGCGTGCTGTCGAAGCTTTGAAGAACGGCGGTAAAACAGTCGCGATTGGCATGAAAAATCATCAAGTTGCCGAATACGATTTAGCACGTGTATTTGATGGGGATTCTGAATTTGAAAAAGAGATGTACACATTATCCAAAGAATTATCAATTTGA